The DNA segment GGAACTGATGAGGGtaaatctttataaaatttgttctttggaagtaaaatgtattaaattgcCTTCATTGACAGACGAAACCATCACAATCTCTCGTGGCGGAATGCTACGAACCATTCATATTTCGCTTGAAACCACGAGAAGCGACATACCAAATCTTCCTCGATGAATCTCCTTACGAACAATCATACCTtaataaattcagaaaaaagGTTGGTACTCAAGATAATTCTACAATAAATGATTTTcccattaacatattttttgattgaCGTTTAGATAATCGCTACAGTAAGTGTTAAAAAACATAATTCACTTTATAATGCAGCTTGGATGTATCGCTTTGCTATGGCGCCCGATTATCCCTTTCAGAGAATCGCCGAACCAATGCTGAATTTAgtgtcaaaaaaatgtgttgcgAATGGATGTAGCTCTTTGGAATGTACAATTTCCGAGTGGCAAGAAGAAGAACGCGATTTTTATGACAATATGGGGTAATCTTTTTTactcatattttatttgtttctgaTTTCACTGAATTGCTTTTCGTGTGCTTCATTTTCAGATTCATTACTCGTCAAATTTACCATAAACAAGTTATAGGAAGTAGTTTAACTGTTATGAAGACTCTTCTTACATATGACCTTCATGCGAATGTAAGAAGCGAACATTCCAAattagaaacaataaaatagtattaaaatCGATTAAGTACTTATATTGTACTGAACAAAACACAAAAGCCTTCCGTAAGAATCCTTATCCAAATACTCACTGCGAAAACGCACATTTTGACTACAAGTACGAACTCTACATGTATTTTTGTACAATAAACTGCACtccatttataaaaacaaaaataaaagcttttgatTGCAATAAATAACGAATAAACTTAGTATATAAATACCGAAAAATGTATGCTATACAAGGTGAGTCccaaattctgaaaaaaaaaattaactttagaattttaaaaatatcgtaTTGTATTTAgaatcgtaaaaatattttctcttgtaaatatttagatattttagctacataagtatatacattttatattttttgatagaCAGCAatataaattcacaaaaaaaaactgtaaaaatatatatttgtacttaCTTTGTTAAGCGTCAGCAAACAAAAGAGTGGatatttcacattaaataaatgttaagcatatatttgtaaatacatattttttatgcaattatCAGATTTTCAGCGTGTTCTTTTAtcttaattgcaattttttgtttgtgttgtttttagAAAGCAAATTAGTAATTTAGCATCATTTCTGCTTTTCGACCTATTTCGCCTTAATTATACGCGaataaatacaaatgcataaaggaaatgaaaatatatataaatcaataGAATTCAGCatacatgcaaatatatatgggtgtgtatgtgtgtacgtctCGTACATATGCAACACATACGTAGTATAAGCTCTCGCAACATTctcttttaatataatttaaaaatacatgtttatataaatacaatataattgCGAACagaagtaatatatgtatgtgtgtatgtatgctacATAAAATAGAAAAAGCTCAGATTTAGtttaagttttactatttttgtataCTCGTAATGGAAAGCTGTAAAGCTTGTCAGATTGATTCTTTTTTTATCGGTCAATATTTGCATTCAGGCAATTCCACTTAATCTTATTCACTATAAGAAGATAGTTGGTAGTCGATTTGGTAACTAGGGGGTAGGCGGTCTCTGACGCTTCTTCTCGTTTGCAGCTAGCTATTAGTTTCAATAGTTTTGTCTCTGGTGAGTGTAGCAGATGTGAATAGCGAAGCTATTGACATTGACTCGTAAATATCGTTTTACTATGAAAAAAGCAAGTGTATACGACGAacttttatacttttaattatcgtttgtaatttcttttctcttttgttttGAGTGTATATGCTTTCAATTGCTTTTTATACTACGAACAATCGCaggtgcatgtgtgtgtgggttgaGACAGTCCTATTTATCCAGCCAGTTATCCGACAAAGAAATGCTGATTCAATAttattactataaattttgttttggttttagaATAGTTTAGCTCGTCGCTTCAGCTCGTTTCGTCTCCATTGGGGCAGTCGGTAGAACTCGGAACGTGAACATTGCAGCACATGTTCGAATTCTACATCCGACAAATGACGCTAAGAATTGAAATGagaatgttttttatttgagtgAATGTTAAAAATGTTGTAGCACTTGCAGTTACCTCTAAGTTGCAGCGATCAACGTCTGTTGGTAGACGATAATTTGTGATGACTAATAAATGATAAGGATAAATCTTAGCCGGCTCATGTACGAGCAATGAGTGCGCCATGTTGGGTAAACTCCGACGAATCAAACCAGCTTGCGGATAATGATAGGACAATACACCCGAATATGTGCTAGAAGCGGGAAGCTCGCCACCCatctgttaaataaaaaaattaatatgaatattCACAGTTgagttaatgttgttgttgttatattaatGTTATACTCACCAGTGCCCGTCTATCACCATCAGTTATGGAATCAACCGAAGCTGATCATGAAATAGGgttaaaaagaaatgaaagaaatttataataaaaaatatttattatttgaaataggCGCTTGCTTACCTTCTGATTTTCCGCAACTTAAATCTGTACTATGAGTTTTATCCACAAGACCTCCATATGAAAAATCCTAATGAGTGGCAAGAGTGAGAATTCAAAATGTATGAatattacaacaataatttGGGTTTTTGTAGTGAATCGATATTGGTATGTGCGGATGTCTAGTAAACTTGtgtgaagcaaaaaaaaaaactagactACAAAGAAGGTGCAAATAAGGAaccaaaacaaataatgcaaCTTCATGCCGTGCCAagtaaattaacaaataaactcgatttaagaataaatattaaaacaataaccaacccttaatataaatatatcaaagaggaacaaaaataaagaatttgtaaTGTGTGCTTagggtacatatgtatgtatgtatgtttggtaaaaaatacatatgttttttattaaaaatcatttttaataaatttattcacataaacttaattttttataatggtggttttctttttgaaatataaatcagggctaaaattaatatataatatcttAACATAAAATGCGAAAATCTGTAGTGAAAGCAACTACAACCAGGATTAcgaatttttcaattcaaattgtttggataaaaatcagattttaatttttttttccgggattaaaaattaaatattgaaaattctagcttttaatttaatgataaaaaattaaaaatattatttttaaagctaaaCATTTTGGATTAGcaattgagaaaatatttagtttaagatcgagtaataaataaaaaaaattctcttcAAATTAGGaactggaaaaaattaaaaagcttaaataCTTCTAACTGTAACGCTAGAATTAAAGACAATTAAATATTCTTAAGACAAAAGGAGCTATACTATGTTTATATCTTTTCTTAAGAGAAAAGGAGCTAGACTATGTTTATATCTTATTAAGGTTTCTTTTCCAAAGATTTTCAAAAGGTAGAGCATGAAGTGCAAAATCGAAAACATGTAAAttcttaaacaatttatttttacaaatttttttatcccATATTTGagattaaaaactaaaaatattttttttttttggattaaaacttttttgtttcaatccAGTATTTGggattcaaattttaaatttttttattaagattttcgggattataaattaaaaaaaaaaattaaatacattgttTGCAACCCTTCTAAGCCTACTActacttttttcatttctaaaaatactgcacatacatacattccttGAAAATATTGAAGCTACATTAACTTTTGTGAAAGAACAGACTAATTTTAGGAAATGTTTGCGGAGATGAAATCAATATGCAGCTTGTTTAGTAGCCCTTTCTAAACAAAGGTTGAAAAGATCTAAgacgatatatgtataaggACATCACTTTTTTATGTTACATAAGAAGTAGTAGGCAATCAATATTTAGGTTAAGTAGTATTTAAGAACTATTACATGGTAATTATTAAGGGTATGAATCTTCGCAAACTCAATCATTTTAATGAAGAAcctaataatacaaaaattagcttcttttattttatataataaagatTTCACTAATATTTTCGACACTATatggtattttcaaaaaaaaaaaaaaataataataataatttaactaTTCACATTTATTCGgctgaaaaataatataaaaaaagttaaatgaaaattaatgcacaaacaaataaaataggaaacacaaacaactatttACTTGgagtatgaaaaaaattaaaataattaaaaaggcATTATTAGGCAGATTGAAATAAAGCAACACACTGAAAGCGCTTACAGTAGCAACAGGGTGCACAGCAGTAGTACCACCAGCCGCAGTGGATGCACTGAATGTATGTGAGCGTGGAGCCAAGCCGTATCCTGGTTTAGGGACATGCCGCAAGGCGCTCaccactatttttttaatagttgtatgtaagcatatatatttcatatatgtatatcacataaacatatgcgtgtgtgtgcgtttatgtGCATAATCGTAAACGTGTACGTATGTAGTAGCATgtgatatgtatgtaagtggtcATGCAGGCGTGAGAGAATGTTGTTGATCACAAGACATTTGATGACGTTGATGTTAGAATGAAGCGTCCAAGCAAATATTCAATGAATTACAGGTGAAGCATATGATATGGTGATATATtgacaaatttcaaaatcaaaaatgatcGACGAGTATGAAGAGTTTTACCATTTGATGAGGATGAACGAGAATTGCACGTTGTTATCATTGTGTCATTAGATAATTTAGTAGTAATCAGCAGTCAAcagcatacaaatacacattttcatggcgttgttgttgtttatttgcaatatacgttgtttatttgttattattattttgtttgcataGTTGTTGTCCGGTACCGTATGTGAATTTTGTGCACACGGATAATAGATATACACGAAGGCAAGCCAAAAGCagcattgaaagaaaaaatatagtaaCAATTCAGAGGAAGAGTTGGAAGTGAGTAACAATAGGCCATAAGTAAgggtaatttttaaatgttttataaataaggtAATTGACGGTAAATGCCGCAACTTTATatcatattcaaataatttacttgAGGTCAGAGGGCGctaaatcatatacatacatatgtgtatagtaTAGTAAGGGAATAATACAATTGACCAATTGTGATCCTCAATTAGAATCGGAATCgatatataacaaaattcttcCAGTAATAGTTTTGAAAGTTCAATTACAGTTACTCAGtagtatataattatattttagctATGTTTTTACAATGTAAGTAAGTATATAACCCTGTTAACAAGTAAGTTTAAgcataaaaataactttttttatattaatttatataacacTATACAAAATGGGTTAACTTAAAACtcgagtaaaataaaaaagtgaacaaCGCCGGAAGTGCAGTACCTGCATCGATACAGTTACAGATTTGAGCGAGTGAACGcgtgtgtatataaaaataccttttgctatatacatatattgtagttTATAGGTTATGTCCAGCTAGACGTTgttaataacaacaatacaaaatgtTAATCACAAATGGGTTGTTTCCAGTATGAAACGTAGCAATACCAATCACCAACAAATTGAACGAGCCGAGTATATAGCATGACTTTTGCACCAAATGAGACTGTactgttttttattaaacttacgGAGCTATAGCCATTGCGAATAGATGGCGGCAAAGTAGACGTTTTCAATCCATATCCTGGTCTTGGTGCAGATCGGTAGGAATGTAtcgctatattttaaatatgtaattcaGAATTATGCATTTATAATGGacccaaaacaaaaataaccgtTTAAATGTTATTGAAAAGAACTATATAAGTAGcgtaatttataataaaaaaacatttgttattttaatatatcaacaattcaaattttcaaaaattataaccaCTTTTTGAAACGGACTTTAGTACACAGATATAATGCTTTGCAAAAACTTAATGAAATGAAGTTTAACTGTAGATATGTAAAACCAAATTTTACTGACGTGAAGAATAGTTTTAGGCgcactttgaaaatatatagtttttacAAGAGAGCAGCAAATCTtattagttatacatatgtataacaaaatgtataattttcacAAGGGACCAACAAATCTTATTACTTTCGTATAAAGTCAACGATTTATTACTAAGGAAGTTAAGACATCTGCTAagcctcaatttttttttatttaaaggggCGCTTATATGCATTTCAGTTTCTAAAACAAGACATTTTCTCCGAAAGttggacttaatttcctttttaaccttatatctttatatatgcaCAACATTTGTCTTCGTTACTTACCGTTGTAGCTGGGTGCATTACCAAGCGATTTGCCTAACGATCCCCTGTAACTAGTCGACCGATCAAACATTTCGTCCTCATAGAAAGGCTTCTGATGATCTAAATTTCGTGATGGTGAAGCACCAATAGGCGACTCGTATCTATTCGCAGCGGTGCAAAAGTGAAAACcacaaatgtattaaaaatgttgATTTCATTTTACAATAAATTCAGCAAACCTTAGCTTGAGTATGGGTTCTTTGGCTGCCGAGGGTGTACGCGATGCATTTCTCGGGtctaaattttgttgtttccattttttatattttgcgtGTTCTTTTAAATCTTTTGCAATGGCTGAACCAATGCCTGAATTCAATTTTTCAAGCTCTTCAGCCTCCCGTTGTAGACGTctgtaagatgaaaaaaaaaaactaagcacttctgcttttatatatgtacatttcctGTTACTGCATACGTATCAACGTCGCCATTTTTCATATTGTCGACTTCATCGTCATCATCGGAAGTAGCTACACCCCTATAAGTGTCACTGTAACGGCGTCTACGCTCCGGATCTGTGTATGGATAAGGCGGTGCTGGGAAATCATCTCTTTCGATTTTCGGTTTCTCGCCTGGTGGTGGTTTCTTTGCCGCTGGATAGTGCGACAGCTCTATGGGCTCTTCGTTGTTCATGGCAGGACTTTTGGGGCGTGGCGTCTCCGATCGGATGGCATCTACAAGCACTTTCATTGCACTGCGACTACGGGAATGTGGTCTTGAAGGTGGCCGACTGCCAGCCATTGAACCGCCGGTACTGGTGGCATACGATGGCGGCCGATGAAAGTGTGGCGACAAAGGCATCTTGTCATATGGATCAATCGGCTTGCGTAAGTAGTGTGGAGCATCTGTCAAGTAGCTATATGTGTAAATACGTGAAATATCTTCACCGCCCGGTCGGCCATATTCACGTAAAATTAGACCAGGGCTAACTGTACGATAGTGCTGTAAAATGTTATGAAACACACTGTTGTTAAAGAAGTTACGAAATAAGATATGCGTGTAAAACtacgttatttttattatttttttttttaatttttgttaattatttaagcaattattacttttaaacaacatttttgatcAGTGAATATAaatgctattttattttaattcttgtGATTTTGCATGTGTTTATCGAAAGCGCAAACGTAAGAAAGCCAAacttagaaatacaaaattaagaaaaaaatatgcatattacttatgtacaaaccaaagtaaaaaccaaataaacttaaagaaaaaacaaacctTGCGGCTAGAAGAATAAAGTGAACCATTAAAACTCGGCGTTCTGGAGCGCGTGTACTGAAAACAACAGAAAACCATTGCAAGctcaaaatgtgaaaaattaaaataataaacaataagaacggaagtaaattataaataaaagttggaaGTGGATGTTCAGGTGGATAAGGACTTCCTGGGAAAATTGAAGGCGGAGTAGATAGTTTGATCGTCGACATGGTATCCAACGAAAGATGCTAGGCATAAGCATGCACCCACTCAAGGGCGGTAATGTGTTCGTCCAATgcatcgttgtttttttttattccttctATATTCTTTAGCTTTAGGGTGGTTGGGAAGATAATAGGTGAAACGTGCAGCTATACAATCGTGAACAAGTGCACAGTGCAATATTATTTTGTGTGCTGCTCTTCATGCTTTAAACTTACAAATTTACCGATAAAGCTTACAATcgttattatatatgtaatatcatatatttacaatataaaaatgttagcCCACAGCACATATGTTTTCTCACACAACACCGAACCATTCATACTTACCATATCACTGAGCGCACTCGAACTCATGCGATCGCATTCTGTATCCGTAAAGGCACCATTACCCACCGCTGGTCCGCCACCATTTAAAATAATGCCAGACTCTGATGGCCCGGGGCCACAACGCGGGTGCCAAATTGCGCTGCCTTGTAGGTACATCTCTTCGCCATCACCGAATGGATCGCCGCACTTTGTGCAGCGTGCACAGGTTGGATGGAAGTGGTGGTTATCACCGGCTTGCAACACTTTTCCACTAATAAAGCGATTGCAGTAAGCGCATTTCACACCGAATGACTTCTGATAGCACTTTTCACAATACGGCACACCATCCTTACCCATGTACTCGCCATTTAGTATGGAATTGCATGCTTTACAGCGGAAGCACCAAACATGCCATTGTCGATCTAGTGCAACTAGTGCTTGACCTTCTTTCAACATTTCTCCACAACCAGCACAATCGTTCGGGTCGTAATCCTCCTTTAAACGTGCCTTATCAGAAACTACGCCACTAGTCATTTGCTGGTGCGCCGTGGCCCGTGTTGGACTTTCAGCTTTCGGAACTGGTGAAACCGTGCCTTCTTTACGCGACACATCGGCAGCATTCGGTTGTCGTATGGGTGATGAAGTAGCCGCTGGAATACAGTTTTCACATAATACCTCTTTACCGGTATTTGTTACCTACAAACAAACCCAAAGggaattaacaaaataaaaaaataatcaaaaattgagAAATCAAAAGCTCACCTTGCTTCCAGATTTGAAAGGGTTGCTACATTTGGAGCACGTGAAACACTTTTGGTGATACGTCTTTCCCATGGTCGAGACCACTTCGCCTTCGACATACTGCTGGCAAGCGGCACACTTCGTGCCATAGAGACGCTGATAGTCGGGAATGCAATAATATGCACCGTCTTTGGTAAAGAATCCGCCGGTGGCGAGCGACTTTTTGCATTGACAACACTGAAAGCAAGCTTTGTGAAAATGCTTATCGGCCACACGTAGCACCTCGCCCGAGCATTTTTTATCGCATTTtgcacaataaattttttgctttcctaaaatgaaaaaggtgGAATATAACAAATTagtttatttaacaaataataaaagcaactgGTTTGAAGacttaaatgcaataaaatacatAGTCTGAATGTATGTgaagtaatataaaaaacaggttgtgttttaaattaattttggttCTTGGGGgttatacacatgcatatgatATActgtagaggcccgctaatccagatcaattaaaaccgtcccctatccggaatataaggaaatccggtttaccaaagacatatcagaactatgtattatgaaaaaatatttataaatttctgtttgtttattataacaaataatacacatgttccaaaaaagcaaaaataacttaaaccaataagcataaaagcgaatgtagagaataataaacatgtgatccggattagagaatacggatagagaatgtcggtccggattacaagggacataatagaaattttgagttttttaaccctgtccggattacagtggaatccggattagcgggcctctactgtacttgtatgtgtgcgaattaattgttttttgtgttttttttggcACAGTTAAATATTTTGGCATTTATGCCACacgatttcgaaaaaattgttttcaaatgaaCAACTTAGGATTATTAGAATCCAATGAGTGGGTTAACATGAGAGTTTCCGCATAATGattgttgtacatttttgcaACCCAAAACGAGGTAGTCACTCAATGAAGTGATTATTAAATGGTAAAACTTTGTATGAATTTTTAACTTATAGCGTTTTGTTTTCTCACAAAAATGTTGCATTTATACTGCTCTATGCCCGGGGCTGACAAAGTTGCGTGTTCTTTTCTCAAAGTATTGCCTTCTAAACAGGCAAAAGTGAGACATTTTCTACCCTCCCAAAACGTAAGAGTGTCAGTTGCCCCGTGaattttcatttgtggtttctaaaaagtttcaaagtagtttaatgaaataaaagaaaaagtgttAAATGATAAGCTTTTTTAcagcttaaaaaatttattatcttaTATGTTCTAATTATGAACGAAAACAATGCAACAgctgatttataatattttgtacaaCGTTGTCATATGATGAGGCAACATTTTCGTCGAGAAAAGAAACCGATGTTAGTGTAATCTATTAAAACTATAaacgaaatcgattttttgaaatgatgttTCCAGAGTCGGTGAAGAAAATTTCTCACGCGTTTCGGAAAGAATGAAGATATATTTGTCAGGTAGTGATCGAAGGAATAAAATTTCGGataacaatttttgatttttaagtcacttagtgtaaattttttcggcaaaaactaccttttttttttgaaaaaatcaaaattttgactaagTCCATCAATCTTtacttgaaatattaattttttttgttttttaaatttgagacaactttaggcAGAAAACTCTTTCAGCGGAAGTAATGGaaccaacaatttttaaaattattcgcagaatgttaaaatatattaaattctataaatgTTCATTTACAGTTGAACTTCTATAACTAGAAGTTCTACATAACTCGCAATCTTGattggcaatagaagtcaaatttcatacaattttccTTCCATAACTCAAAGTCTTTCTAGCTCgattttttgtggattatggtgatttCATTTAAGGAAGTTGAACTTTTagatactatatatttattatataaactcGTTTATCTAAATTGCAAGTGGTTATAGCCCCCTAATCAAAAGTAGAAACGGTTGTTTGATATTATTTATCCTTACAATAGAGTATCTAAATTActgcaattttttcatataatatatttgttatatttaaggtataaagtttGTCGTCACTAactacaatatatttataagcaCGTACTcttaatatgtataaataaatttgaagcagcaatttacattttttgataagaaatgctttataaattgttaaaaattaataatttaatgagttaataaaaataagctaATGAAATGAGgaatacaagtacttgattacAAGATGCAATTtcatcataaatataaaattaaaagtgattCACAGGAAAAAACGATTCACGagcaatttgttttaaataattgcttttagatatttccttaacaatgttttttaagtttctaaaTGAAAGAGATACTTATGCATGTGGTGTTCAACTTAACttgcatttttattactaaCGGAAATTTCGTCAATTTAATTACCACGAGTAACAGTTAACATAACAACGCCAAGACTACATGTGTTATGCCTAACATTTGGTTTTCGGTCAGTTTACTGCACTTTCACTCAGGAAGTACatcatcattaaaattgtaAAGTCATTACATACTTTCATAAAAGATTTCCACACAAAACTAAGGCCGTGTCTGCACCGTGCACTTTTAtaaaagttacatacatacatacatatgtatgtacatatgtacatatatggcgtTACATAACTAATATTAATTAAGCACGTATACGTTTGTACTAAAAAACCAAAGATTTAACAGAAATtaacaaaagtgaaaaattaaccTCCAAAAAGTCCTATAGTTTTTATAATGACTACGGACCCCATGTAGTCAAGTATCTTAGTATGCACATAGCAAACTTATGTACAATGCATAATGTgtaataaatttctaaaaagtaaaaaaaaaaaaaaaaattattaaatacataaaacaaaGCCACAGCTTACAGGCcgtgaatttttgaacttcctaCTATGAAACAAAACATGGCAAAGGCCATATTTACAGatatctgtgtatgtatgtaaatatgtcttCAGCGgtaattttcatgaaaaatgtgaaaaatagaaatttataagacacaacataaaaaatatggcGTACTGGTTATAATtaagccaacaaaaacaaaaaattacttatttccATTTGAACAGCTATGGACATACacagtatatacttatgtattacATATGGTCTGTACAACGAATAATACATGTAAATACACGAAAACAAATTGTCGgtcaatatttaattaaattcaagttCAAAGTATGAATGAAGAAACACATTTGAAAACGAAGGttttgtatgtaagtgtattgtAATAATAATGGTAACAATAATGACGTGACTTCCTGCCTGACCTCTTTGCTTTAtgttttaaaagaattattgGCCTCGTTGAGTGTTATTAATTATTTCAGGCAATACATGAGTgaagtgtatacatacatatgtatataggtttttaaatatttaaataaaatttaaagaaatcagATTTTcgtcaaatatttgtttatgaaattataaattaaaaaaactataatattctgta comes from the Bactrocera neohumeralis isolate Rockhampton chromosome 2, APGP_CSIRO_Bneo_wtdbg2-racon-allhic-juicebox.fasta_v2, whole genome shotgun sequence genome and includes:
- the LOC126751662 gene encoding actin-binding LIM protein 2 isoform X3, yielding MGKQKIYCAKCDKKCSGEVLRVADKHFHKACFQCCQCKKSLATGGFFTKDGAYYCIPDYQRLYGTKCAACQQYVEGEVVSTMGKTYHQKCFTCSKCSNPFKSGSKVTNTGKEVLCENCIPAATSSPIRQPNAADVSRKEGTVSPVPKAESPTRATAHQQMTSGVVSDKARLKEDYDPNDCAGCGEMLKEGQALVALDRQWHVWCFRCKACNSILNGEYMGKDGVPYCEKCYQKSFGVKCAYCNRFISGKVLQAGDNHHFHPTCARCTKCGDPFGDGEEMYLQGSAIWHPRCGPGPSESGIILNGGGPAVGNGAFTDTECDRMSSSALSDMHYRTVSPGLILREYGRPGGEDISRIYTYSYLTDAPHYLRKPIDPYDKMPLSPHFHRPPSYATSTGGSMAGSRPPSRPHSRSRSAMKVLVDAIRSETPRPKSPAMNNEEPIELSHYPAAKKPPPGEKPKIERDDFPAPPYPYTDPERRRRYSDTYRGVATSDDDDEVDNMKNGDVDTRLQREAEELEKLNSGIGSAIAKDLKEHAKYKKWKQQNLDPRNASRTPSAAKEPILKLRYESPIGASPSRNLDHQKPFYEDEMFDRSTSYRGSLGKSLGNAPSYNVVSALRHVPKPGYGLAPRSHTFSASTAAGGTTAVHPVATDFSYGGLVDKTHSTDLSCGKSEASVDSITDGDRRALMGGELPASSTYSGVLSYHYPQAGLIRRSLPNMAHSLLVHEPAKIYPYHLLVITNYRLPTDVDRCNLERHLSDVEFEHVLQCSRSEFYRLPQWRRNELKRRAKLF
- the LOC126751662 gene encoding actin-binding LIM protein 1 isoform X6: MGKQKIYCAKCDKKCSGEVLRVADKHFHKACFQCCQCKKSLATGGFFTKDGAYYCIPDYQRLYGTKCAACQQYVEGEVVSTMGKTYHQKCFTCSKCSNPFKSGSKVTNTGKEVLCENCIPAATSSPIRQPNAADVSRKEGTVSPVPKAESPTRATAHQQMTSGVVSDKARLKEDYDPNDCAGCGEMLKEGQALVALDRQWHVWCFRCKACNSILNGEYMGKDGVPYCEKCYQKSFGVKCAYCNRFISGKVLQAGDNHHFHPTCARCTKCGDPFGDGEEMYLQGSAIWHPRCGPGPSESGIILNGGGPAVGNGAFTDTECDRMSSSALSDMYTRSRTPSFNGSLYSSSRKHYRTVSPGLILREYGRPGGEDISRIYTYSYLTDAPHYLRKPIDPYDKMPLSPHFHRPPSYATSTGGSMAGSRPPSRPHSRSRSAMKVLVDAIRSETPRPKSPAMNNEEPIELSHYPAAKKPPPGEKPKIERDDFPAPPYPYTDPERRRRYSDTYRGVATSDDDDEVDNMKNGDVDTRLQREAEELEKLNSGIGSAIAKDLKEHAKYKKWKQQNLDPRNASRTPSAAKEPILKLRYESPIGASPSRNLDHQKPFYEDEMFDRSTSYRGSLGKSLGNAPSYNDLSCGKSEASVDSITDGDRRALMGGELPASSTYSGVLSYHYPQAGLIRRSLPNMAHSLLVHEPAKIYPYHLLVITNYRLPTDVDRCNLERHLSDVEFEHVLQCSRSEFYRLPQWRRNELKRRAKLF
- the LOC126751662 gene encoding actin-binding LIM protein 3 isoform X2, which gives rise to MGKQKIYCAKCDKKCSGEVLRVADKHFHKACFQCCQCKKSLATGGFFTKDGAYYCIPDYQRLYGTKCAACQQYVEGEVVSTMGKTYHQKCFTCSKCSNPFKSGSKVTNTGKEVLCENCIPAATSSPIRQPNAADVSRKEGTVSPVPKAESPTRATAHQQMTSGVVSDKARLKEDYDPNDCAGCGEMLKEGQALVALDRQWHVWCFRCKACNSILNGEYMGKDGVPYCEKCYQKSFGVKCAYCNRFISGKVLQAGDNHHFHPTCARCTKCGDPFGDGEEMYLQGSAIWHPRCGPGPSESGIILNGGGPAVGNGAFTDTECDRMSSSALSDMYTRSRTPSFNGSLYSSSRKHYRTVSPGLILREYGRPGGEDISRIYTYSYLTDAPHYLRKPIDPYDKMPLSPHFHRPPSYATSTGGSMAGSRPPSRPHSRSRSAMKVLVDAIRSETPRPKSPAMNNEEPIELSHYPAAKKPPPGEKPKIERDDFPAPPYPYTDPERRRRYSDTYRGVATSDDDDEVDNMKNGDVDTRLQREAEELEKLNSGIGSAIAKDLKEHAKYKKWKQQNLDPRNASRTPSAAKEPILKLRYESPIGASPSRNLDHQKPFYEDEMFDRSTSYRGSLGKSLGNAPSYNAIHSYRSAPRPGYGLKTSTLPPSIRNGYSSDFSYGGLVDKTHSTDLSCGKSEASVDSITDGDRRALMGGELPASSTYSGVLSYHYPQAGLIRRSLPNMAHSLLVHEPAKIYPYHLLVITNYRLPTDVDRCNLERHLSDVEFEHVLQCSRSEFYRLPQWRRNELKRRAKLF